ATCGGCTGAATGAAATTTTTATATTCTTATCTATTAAATTAAGTTTGAGTGATATGGGAAAAAAAGATAGGACAAGAATGCCATCGGGAATGGCTGGATTAGTAAGATACGATGAGGAGCTTAAGGAATCACCTAAGATAAAACCTCAATGGGTAATAGCCTTCTCAATTTTTGTGGTAATAATAGAACTACTTCTAAGGTTTTTGGGTTAACTTAAATTATTCTCACCCCAATTATTTATCATGGCTTTATTCATAGGGACTGGTGGAACCCCAATATCATCAAAGGGTAGGTCAACCCTTTCTGGTCTAGAAAGGATAAAAGAGTTAGGCCTAAATGCGATGGAGGTTGAATTTGTCCGCGGAGTCAATATGAAGGAGGATATGGCCAAGGAAGTTGGTGATTTGGCCAAGGAATTGAAAATAAAACTATCTATCCACGCACCTTATTATATAAATCTCGCATCAGGGGACAAGAAAAAAGTCAATGACAGCAAAAGAAGGATTATAGAATCTTGTGAAAGGGGTTTTGATATGGGAGCAGAAATTATCGTCTTCCATCCTGCCTACTATGGCAAATTATCAAAAGAGGAATGTTACCATATTGTGAAAAGAGAGTGTGAAAGCATGGTTGATACACTAAGAACAAAAGGTATAAAAAATGTGCTTTTAGGTTTAGAAACAACTGGAAAAAAATCACAATTTGGGACACTGGATGAGTGTATAAAAATTGCAAAGGAAGTAAAAGGTTGCATGGTGGTTGTTGACTGGGCTCATATATATGCAAGAAATGGTGGTAATGTAAATTTTGGAGAAATAATAGAGAAAGTCATGAAAGTTACAAAAAGCATACACAGCCATTTCTCATGTATAAATTTTTCAGAAAGCGGGGAAAGAAATCATCTCACATTGGATGCTAAAAAACCTGATTATAGTGAACTTGTAAGAGAAATTAAACATAGAAAAATGGATATAACATTGATATCTGAAAGCCCAAATCTTGAGGAAGACGCACTTTACTTAAAGAATATGATAGAATCTATTTAACCCTCTCCCATTTTTCTATTCCACCAGATCTTAAAACAAATAAGGGATGTGTTTCAATCGATTTAATTTTTTTTATTTCTCTATATTTTTCTGGTGATCTTGACCTCAATTTCCTTTTGAGGTGTTGAAATTCATAAATCAACTGCCCATTTGTAACAAATATTTTTTTGTCTGTAAAACTGTTCTCAATTTTTTTTCTGGAAAATTTGTAGTCCCGTCTATTGGCTTCCAGATATATATGTAAAAGGTATGTGTTTATTGCCTTTATTGGATCATCAGAATTTTTGAATCTTATAAGCTGTGGGTGATTCTTATATCCTTTTGTCTCACCAATTAAAACCTTCTTTGCAAGTAAACCTTCCCTCCAGACAGCCAATAATCCTGCTCTATCAAGATACTTTGGATGTAAACTCCAGAGCCTCATGTATTTAATATATAAATGCTAAAATTTAGTATTCCTGCAAATGTGAGCCATAGTAAATAAGGTACTAATAAGAATGCCGCCTTTCTGTCTATCTTCATGATTACATGAAAACCTCCTTAAGAATTATCACGAAATAAGTGATAGGAGGTGGTTGGATGCAGTTTGTGGGTTTGGATGTGCATAAGAAATTCACTTATGCATCTGTAGTTAACGAGAATGGTGAGATATTGCTCGAAGATAAGTTTGAAAGCACAATAGAAGGATTGGAAAGTTTTCTTGAAAAAGTAGAAAAAAATTCCAAATTTGTCATGGAAGCCTCCTCTGTATGGCAGCATCTATATGACCATTTGGAATACAGTGGTTTTAGTGTAAAATTAGCTCATCCACTCAAAACAAGGCTTATAGCTGAGTCAAGAATAAAAACTGACGAAAAAGATGCAAGAATATTGGCAAATCTATTG
This portion of the Candidatus Aenigmatarchaeota archaeon genome encodes:
- a CDS encoding preprotein translocase subunit Sec61beta, whose protein sequence is MGKKDRTRMPSGMAGLVRYDEELKESPKIKPQWVIAFSIFVVIIELLLRFLG
- a CDS encoding transposase; this translates as MQFVGLDVHKKFTYASVVNENGEILLEDKFESTIEGLESFLEKVEKNSKFVMEASSVWQHLYDHLEYSGFSVKLAHPLKTRLIAESRIKTDEKDARILANLL
- a CDS encoding pyrimidine dimer DNA glycosylase/endonuclease V, with protein sequence MRLWSLHPKYLDRAGLLAVWREGLLAKKVLIGETKGYKNHPQLIRFKNSDDPIKAINTYLLHIYLEANRRDYKFSRKKIENSFTDKKIFVTNGQLIYEFQHLKRKLRSRSPEKYREIKKIKSIETHPLFVLRSGGIEKWERVK
- a CDS encoding TIM barrel protein: MALFIGTGGTPISSKGRSTLSGLERIKELGLNAMEVEFVRGVNMKEDMAKEVGDLAKELKIKLSIHAPYYINLASGDKKKVNDSKRRIIESCERGFDMGAEIIVFHPAYYGKLSKEECYHIVKRECESMVDTLRTKGIKNVLLGLETTGKKSQFGTLDECIKIAKEVKGCMVVVDWAHIYARNGGNVNFGEIIEKVMKVTKSIHSHFSCINFSESGERNHLTLDAKKPDYSELVREIKHRKMDITLISESPNLEEDALYLKNMIESI